From Proteiniborus sp. MB09-C3, the proteins below share one genomic window:
- the cas2 gene encoding CRISPR-associated endonuclease Cas2 has translation MYIVLMYDITMDEGGARVQRNTFKICKKYLTHIQMSVFEGNLSELNLMKLKKELEQYIRDNKDSLIIFKSRDERWLTKEFLGLKDDKTSNFF, from the coding sequence ATGTATATAGTGTTAATGTATGATATAACGATGGATGAAGGAGGAGCAAGAGTACAGAGAAATACCTTTAAAATATGTAAAAAATATTTGACACATATACAAATGTCAGTATTTGAGGGAAATTTATCGGAGTTAAACTTAATGAAACTAAAAAAAGAATTGGAGCAATATATTAGAGATAATAAAGATTCTCTTATTATATTTAAAAGCCGAGATGAAAGATGGTTGACTAAAGAATTTTTAGGTCTTAAAGATGATAAAACATCTAATTTTTTTTGA
- the cas1b gene encoding type I-B CRISPR-associated endonuclease Cas1b: protein MGETFYIFKDGDLKRKDNSIVITSLEGDKKNLKAEVADEIYLFGEVNLNTKLLNFISQKGIILHVFNYYGFYSGSYYPRETNISGYLLVQQVRNYDDEEKRLRIAKEILKASSYNIYRNLRYYNGRGINLEEQMKNIDSLIKKLDYGKSINELMGLEGNIRKIYYSTWNSIVKQDINFEKRVKRPPDNMINSLISFVNSLIYTTVLSEIYKTQLNPTISFLHEPGTKRFSLCLDIAEIFKPLIGERMIFSLLNKNQITEDDFDRESNFIYLKESGKRKILMEYDKRLEQTIAHKDLGRDVSYRYLIRLECYKLIKDIIGEKEYTGFKIWW, encoded by the coding sequence TTGGGAGAAACATTTTATATTTTTAAAGATGGAGATTTAAAACGAAAAGATAATAGTATAGTTATTACGAGCTTAGAAGGCGATAAAAAGAATCTCAAAGCAGAAGTTGCAGATGAAATATATCTGTTTGGTGAGGTTAACCTTAATACAAAGTTACTGAATTTTATATCTCAGAAGGGTATTATACTTCATGTGTTTAACTATTATGGATTCTATAGCGGTAGTTATTATCCTAGAGAAACTAATATAAGTGGATATTTGTTAGTGCAACAAGTAAGAAATTATGATGATGAAGAAAAGAGATTGAGAATTGCTAAAGAGATATTAAAAGCTTCGTCCTATAATATCTATAGAAACCTCAGATATTATAATGGGAGAGGTATTAACTTAGAAGAGCAAATGAAAAATATTGATAGTTTAATTAAAAAACTTGATTATGGAAAGTCTATAAATGAACTTATGGGCTTAGAAGGGAACATAAGAAAAATATATTATTCTACTTGGAATAGTATTGTAAAGCAAGATATCAACTTTGAAAAAAGAGTTAAGAGACCACCTGATAATATGATTAATTCTTTGATTTCATTTGTAAATAGTCTTATATATACAACAGTGTTATCTGAAATATATAAAACTCAATTAAATCCAACAATAAGTTTCCTTCATGAACCTGGCACAAAAAGATTTTCACTTTGTTTAGATATTGCAGAAATATTTAAGCCATTAATTGGAGAAAGAATGATATTTTCGTTACTTAATAAAAATCAGATAACGGAAGATGATTTTGATAGAGAATCTAATTTTATATATTTAAAAGAATCTGGGAAAAGGAAAATATTAATGGAGTATGATAAGCGACTTGAACAAACTATAGCTCATAAAGATTTAGGAAGAGATGTTTCTTATAGATATCTTATTAGGTTAGAATGCTATAAACTAATAAAAGATATTATAGGTGAGAAAGAGTATACTGGATTTAAAATTTGGTGGTGA
- the cas4 gene encoding CRISPR-associated protein Cas4: MKKITGVMVYYYFVCKRKLWYFNNDVNMEHTSELVGMGKLIDESSYNREKKNILIDETINVDFLKDWKIIHEVKKSRKLDEAAKWQLKYYIWVLRNKEVKIEKGILDYPLLRKREEIFLTTSEEEELMEVLEQIQHIINKDLPPGVINKAFCKKCSYYELCYI, from the coding sequence ATGAAAAAAATAACAGGGGTAATGGTATATTACTATTTTGTATGCAAAAGAAAGCTATGGTATTTCAATAATGATGTAAATATGGAGCATACTAGTGAATTAGTAGGAATGGGAAAATTGATTGATGAAAGTTCTTATAATAGAGAGAAAAAGAATATATTAATTGATGAAACTATTAATGTTGACTTTTTAAAGGATTGGAAAATCATACATGAAGTAAAAAAGTCTAGAAAGTTGGATGAGGCTGCTAAATGGCAACTTAAATATTATATTTGGGTTCTAAGAAATAAAGAAGTTAAAATAGAAAAGGGGATACTAGATTATCCCCTTTTAAGAAAAAGAGAAGAGATATTTCTAACTACTTCTGAGGAAGAAGAGTTGATGGAGGTATTAGAACAAATTCAGCACATAATCAATAAGGACTTGCCTCCTGGAGTTATTAATAAAGCATTTTGCAAGAAATGTTCTTATTATGAATTGTGCTATATATAG
- the cas3 gene encoding CRISPR-associated helicase Cas3', producing the protein MNNYWAKSNPRETIVDHTEKLIENYKVFKKIYPNLNVDWDILYLSCLYHDLGKMNRKFQDKIERIKRHADEIPHGILSLAFINAKDLEEQGYSKERIKLLAQAIAYHHERDFNFDKEMLKREIELMKKEVSKFNYGRLDNIVVKKLSSKYFSMNRIYEENEEHDDEEEDIFFRYIMIKGLLNRIDYASSGGIDVEKENNFLLQNLEENLLETFRIKKPDAEWNKLQKYMIEHRDSNLIIVAQTGMGKTEAGLLWIGNNKGFFTLPLKTAINAMYKRITERIVVDDYENKVGLLHSDIKREYLTRKGEIDFDEYYNKTRQLSLPLTVCTIDQIFDFVYRYRGFEPKLATLAYSKVVIDEVQMYSPDLLAYLVVGLSYIDKIGGKFAILTATLPQIFVELLEKENIKFLKPEPFTNKRIRHSIKVVNEKLNSEFIKKVYKNNKVLVICNTVKEAQRIYGELSKDEEIAKNINLFHSGFIKKDRKRKEEEILEFGDKGKTCEGIWITTQVVEASLDIDFDILVTELSDLNGLFQRLGRCYRDRDWDKEGYNCYVFNGGDSKCSGVGNVIDEYIFKLSKEALRRIKGPITEDEKIKLIDSIYTMEKLKETDYHKKLIDAVEYVKLIESYEKSASEIKKIFRNIESKTIIPKPIYDKCDDKIDGYIKTLKQECDKEATLEERKMIKEEKLEARINLDDFTLSIPLFRAEKHLLEKKDISNYEFIEIFDCDYNDKTGIIYKPKDNVKADSTSYEERSW; encoded by the coding sequence ATGAACAATTATTGGGCTAAATCGAATCCAAGAGAAACTATTGTAGATCACACAGAAAAATTAATAGAGAATTACAAAGTGTTTAAAAAAATATATCCCAATCTCAATGTGGATTGGGATATATTATACTTATCATGTTTATATCATGATTTAGGTAAAATGAATAGGAAATTTCAGGATAAGATAGAACGTATTAAAAGGCATGCAGATGAAATTCCTCATGGGATATTAAGTCTAGCATTTATAAATGCTAAAGACCTAGAGGAACAAGGTTATTCAAAAGAGAGAATAAAACTACTTGCACAAGCAATAGCATATCATCATGAAAGAGATTTCAACTTTGATAAGGAAATGTTAAAAAGAGAAATAGAATTAATGAAGAAAGAGGTTAGTAAGTTTAATTACGGAAGATTAGATAATATAGTTGTAAAAAAATTAAGCTCTAAATATTTTTCCATGAATAGAATTTATGAAGAAAATGAGGAACATGATGACGAGGAAGAGGATATTTTCTTCAGGTATATAATGATAAAAGGTCTACTTAACAGAATAGACTATGCATCTAGTGGAGGTATTGACGTTGAAAAAGAAAACAACTTTTTATTACAAAACTTAGAAGAAAATCTATTGGAAACATTTAGAATAAAAAAGCCTGATGCTGAATGGAATAAACTGCAGAAATATATGATAGAACATAGAGATAGTAATCTTATAATAGTAGCTCAAACTGGTATGGGAAAAACAGAAGCGGGACTTTTATGGATAGGAAATAATAAAGGCTTTTTTACACTTCCACTTAAAACAGCTATAAATGCAATGTATAAAAGAATAACAGAGAGAATAGTAGTTGATGATTATGAAAATAAAGTTGGTCTTCTGCATTCAGATATTAAAAGAGAGTATTTAACCAGAAAAGGAGAAATAGATTTTGATGAGTATTATAATAAGACAAGGCAATTATCCTTACCTTTAACTGTATGTACAATAGATCAAATATTTGACTTTGTATATAGATATAGAGGATTCGAGCCAAAGCTTGCTACATTAGCATATTCTAAAGTAGTAATAGATGAAGTGCAGATGTATTCACCAGATTTATTAGCATATTTAGTTGTAGGTCTATCTTATATAGATAAAATAGGTGGAAAATTTGCCATATTGACAGCGACCTTACCTCAAATATTTGTGGAATTGCTAGAAAAAGAAAATATAAAATTTCTAAAGCCAGAACCTTTTACAAATAAAAGAATAAGGCATAGCATAAAGGTAGTCAATGAGAAATTGAATTCCGAATTTATTAAAAAAGTGTATAAGAATAATAAGGTTCTGGTTATATGTAATACTGTGAAGGAAGCACAACGAATATATGGAGAGCTATCAAAAGATGAAGAGATTGCGAAAAATATAAATTTATTTCATAGTGGTTTTATAAAAAAAGATAGAAAAAGAAAAGAAGAAGAAATATTAGAATTTGGAGATAAGGGAAAAACATGTGAAGGAATATGGATAACAACTCAAGTAGTAGAAGCCTCTTTAGATATAGATTTTGATATTTTAGTTACAGAGCTTTCAGATCTAAATGGACTATTCCAAAGATTGGGTAGATGTTATAGGGATAGAGATTGGGATAAAGAAGGATATAATTGTTATGTATTTAATGGAGGAGACTCTAAATGTTCTGGAGTTGGAAATGTTATAGATGAATATATATTCAAGCTTTCTAAGGAAGCTTTAAGAAGGATAAAAGGACCGATAACAGAAGATGAAAAAATTAAATTAATAGACAGTATCTATACTATGGAAAAACTAAAGGAAACGGATTATCATAAAAAATTAATAGATGCTGTAGAGTATGTTAAGTTGATAGAATCATATGAGAAATCAGCTTCAGAGATAAAGAAAATCTTTAGAAACATAGAGTCTAAAACAATTATACCTAAACCTATATATGACAAATGTGATGATAAGATAGATGGATATATTAAAACATTAAAACAAGAATGCGATAAAGAGGCCACTTTAGAAGAACGAAAAATGATAAAAGAAGAAAAATTAGAAGCAAGAATTAACTTAGATGACTTTACGTTATCTATACCTTTATTTCGAGCAGAAAAACATCTTTTAGAAAAGAAAGATATTAGTAACTATGAATTTATAGAAATATTTGACTGCGATTATAATGATAAGACTGGGATAATATATAAACCCAAAGATAATGTGAAGGCAGATAGTACAAGCTATGAAGAAAGATCTTGGTAA
- the cas5b gene encoding type I-B CRISPR-associated protein Cas5b, which yields MKENKKAVRLKLYQNMANYKKPTSFQLKETYPLPPYSTIIGMVHSLCDYKEYKDMEISIQGKYHSKVNDLYTRYEFKNGMKFDSARHQLQVGEFGISRGISTVELLVDVELLIHIIPHDQSLVEEIEKAFLYPREYPSLGRREDLVIIEEVKVVDIFEEELEEDIELREDYIAYIPLNMIKDESIVVDGGDNGIKNRGTRYKITKDYKRINHGTANSPKMFRTWNNKVDVLYSSHITAVEDAVVLKDVDNNIVLKA from the coding sequence ATGAAGGAAAATAAAAAGGCGGTTAGATTAAAGTTATATCAAAACATGGCTAATTATAAGAAACCAACTAGTTTTCAGCTTAAAGAAACCTACCCACTTCCACCATATTCAACGATAATAGGTATGGTTCATAGCCTTTGTGATTATAAAGAGTATAAGGATATGGAAATTAGTATACAAGGTAAATATCATTCTAAAGTAAATGATTTATATACCAGATACGAGTTTAAAAATGGTATGAAATTTGATTCAGCAAGGCATCAATTACAGGTAGGAGAATTTGGTATAAGCAGAGGTATTTCCACAGTAGAATTATTAGTTGATGTAGAGCTATTAATTCATATTATTCCACATGATCAAAGTTTAGTGGAAGAAATAGAGAAAGCTTTTCTTTATCCTAGAGAGTATCCTTCTTTAGGTAGAAGAGAGGATCTTGTAATTATTGAAGAAGTTAAAGTAGTTGATATTTTCGAAGAGGAGTTAGAAGAAGATATTGAATTAAGAGAAGATTATATTGCCTATATTCCACTAAACATGATAAAAGATGAATCAATTGTAGTAGATGGTGGTGACAATGGAATAAAGAATAGAGGAACAAGATATAAAATTACAAAAGATTATAAGAGAATAAATCATGGAACAGCTAACTCACCTAAAATGTTTAGAACATGGAATAACAAAGTAGATGTACTATATTCTTCTCATATTACAGCAGTTGAAGATGCAGTTGTATTGAAAGATGTAGATAATAATATTGTACTAAAGGCATAA
- the cas7i gene encoding type I-B CRISPR-associated protein Cas7/Cst2/DevR yields MSKLKPKGLAISMIFEAESANYGEGVGNVASLKKLTRDKGEQYTYISRQAIRYNISEQLGEDIAPVKAEGSGDKKVVQFAEEATIRDYPEIDFFGYLKTEKGTGGKKRTAKVRLSNAISLETFKGDLDFLTNKGLADRIDENMNIAQSEIHRSYYRYTVVMDLDQIGIDEVYSIELENEEKIRRVNRLLDTIAFLYRDIRGRREDLKPLFAIGGVYDIKNPIFENVLDVKDNRLVVKQIEGVMFDSVKEDTNCGLIEGKFINDNEIKEKLNSLTMPEFFNGLKSKVKDYYEGK; encoded by the coding sequence ATGAGTAAATTAAAACCAAAGGGATTAGCAATTTCAATGATATTTGAAGCTGAAAGTGCAAACTACGGTGAAGGAGTAGGAAATGTAGCCTCTTTAAAAAAACTAACCAGAGATAAAGGGGAACAGTACACCTATATTTCGAGACAAGCAATTAGATATAATATATCAGAACAACTAGGGGAGGATATTGCACCAGTAAAGGCAGAAGGCAGTGGAGATAAAAAGGTTGTCCAATTTGCAGAAGAAGCTACCATAAGAGATTATCCAGAGATAGACTTTTTTGGATATCTAAAGACTGAAAAAGGTACAGGCGGAAAAAAGAGGACTGCAAAAGTAAGATTATCTAATGCTATATCTTTAGAGACATTTAAAGGAGATTTAGATTTTCTAACAAATAAAGGTTTGGCAGATAGAATAGATGAAAATATGAATATAGCCCAATCTGAAATTCATAGATCCTATTATAGATATACTGTTGTTATGGATTTAGATCAAATAGGGATAGATGAAGTGTATTCTATTGAACTTGAGAATGAAGAGAAAATAAGAAGAGTTAATAGATTATTAGATACAATTGCTTTCTTATATAGAGATATAAGGGGCAGAAGAGAAGATTTAAAGCCTCTATTTGCTATAGGTGGAGTTTATGATATAAAGAACCCTATATTTGAAAATGTGCTAGATGTAAAAGATAACAGACTAGTGGTTAAACAAATTGAAGGAGTTATGTTTGATTCTGTAAAAGAAGATACAAACTGTGGATTGATTGAAGGCAAATTTATCAATGACAATGAAATAAAAGAAAAACTAAATTCATTGACTATGCCTGAATTCTTTAATGGATTAAAAAGCAAGGTGAAAGATTATTATGAAGGAAAATAA
- the cas8a1 gene encoding type I-B CRISPR-associated protein Cas8b1/Cst1, whose product MGEKTRLYMEDWLYNSGLVGFYNVLKHAENDVVIKQNYIEFESDALVGFEKKYFNYFIDKYKDTLSLNKIISFEKFILHHEENNFENFNEKSLEFTNKYISDVAKKQIKSNSYKSAYELIESPVDILGLEKNLKTINLKKKQEIRDILPEIKDIFDLMKQVIKYMKLEESRKYIGAKNAMYSVIKNGWNGVCFLNPQTKEKDMYIDYKCYFIDPTIEYLNTDKSKFKYSCFSCNRKMKDFSNDLSFLNSTGFDVSRKSSHVWDFQNDIAVCPICKLVYSCVPAGISYLYDKGIYINDNSSMRNAIAINNKIHMGIYRQKDEDKKLTYKALVESINEEYNDKIKYELADIQLVRYEDGKYRFNILSKNSLKVIKDSEDDLNKLINCGFKEINTYFNVYELVIDRLLNSQNMFTLIQKMLHYKLSQPRDSYYHTFHITRILRINIRFLKGVGCMKGVYKDIVKEGNDAGEKLREKYRSKGSVDKLSGISYRLLNSLKTNNVDSFMDTLLNCYMYVKSSVPEIFLDTLKDEDKFKTIGYAFVAGLIEGRKENNTDNENGGKDNE is encoded by the coding sequence ATGGGAGAAAAGACACGCTTATATATGGAAGATTGGCTATATAATAGTGGGTTAGTAGGATTTTACAATGTATTAAAGCATGCAGAAAATGATGTAGTAATAAAACAAAATTATATAGAGTTTGAATCTGATGCTCTAGTAGGATTCGAAAAAAAATACTTTAATTATTTTATAGACAAATATAAGGATACACTGTCATTGAATAAAATAATTTCATTTGAAAAATTTATATTGCACCATGAAGAAAATAATTTTGAAAATTTCAATGAAAAGAGTCTAGAGTTTACAAACAAGTATATATCTGATGTAGCAAAGAAACAAATAAAAAGCAACAGCTACAAGTCAGCCTACGAGTTAATAGAATCACCTGTTGATATTTTAGGGTTAGAAAAGAACTTAAAAACTATAAATTTAAAAAAGAAACAGGAGATAAGAGATATATTACCAGAAATAAAGGATATATTTGATTTGATGAAACAAGTAATTAAATATATGAAGCTAGAAGAATCTCGCAAGTATATAGGTGCAAAGAATGCTATGTATAGTGTAATTAAAAATGGCTGGAACGGAGTTTGCTTTTTAAATCCTCAGACAAAAGAGAAGGATATGTATATAGACTATAAGTGCTATTTCATTGACCCTACAATAGAGTATTTGAATACAGATAAATCTAAATTTAAATATAGTTGTTTTTCTTGCAATAGAAAGATGAAAGACTTTTCAAATGATCTTAGCTTTCTAAATTCAACAGGATTTGATGTAAGCAGAAAATCTTCTCATGTATGGGATTTTCAGAACGATATAGCTGTTTGTCCTATTTGTAAACTAGTATATTCATGTGTGCCAGCTGGAATTTCTTATCTTTACGATAAAGGAATATATATAAACGATAACTCGAGTATGAGAAATGCTATAGCTATAAATAATAAAATACACATGGGAATTTACAGGCAAAAAGATGAAGATAAAAAGCTAACATATAAGGCATTGGTGGAATCAATTAATGAGGAATATAACGATAAAATAAAATATGAGTTAGCAGATATCCAACTAGTTAGATATGAGGATGGGAAATATAGATTTAATATTCTTTCTAAAAATTCTCTAAAGGTTATAAAAGATTCTGAAGATGATTTAAATAAATTGATTAATTGTGGATTTAAAGAAATCAATACCTATTTTAATGTATATGAACTAGTTATAGATAGACTATTGAATAGCCAGAATATGTTTACATTGATTCAAAAAATGCTACATTATAAATTATCACAGCCAAGGGATTCTTATTATCATACATTTCATATAACTAGAATTTTAAGAATTAATATAAGATTTTTAAAGGGGGTAGGTTGCATGAAAGGAGTATATAAGGACATAGTTAAGGAAGGGAATGACGCAGGAGAAAAATTAAGGGAAAAATATCGTAGTAAAGGCTCTGTAGATAAGCTTAGTGGTATATCATACAGACTATTAAATTCTTTAAAGACAAATAATGTTGATAGTTTTATGGATACATTGTTGAATTGCTATATGTATGTAAAGTCATCAGTACCTGAAATATTTTTAGATACTTTAAAGGATGAGGATAAGTTTAAAACCATTGGATATGCGTTTGTAGCAGGGCTTATAGAAGGAAGGAAAGAAAATAATACTGATAATGAGAATGGGGGAAAAGATAATGAGTAA
- the cas6 gene encoding CRISPR-associated endoribonuclease Cas6 — protein sequence MRYNVELILSNENIPKDKNRIIISLLKHIYESYDKDYYVSLYENEENKSKSFAFSLYMPNCEFTREEIIIPNKKIILNFATADMRDGILFYNAALANKGKPYKVKDNSITINRINMNKEKIITNDYAVYSSMSPVVVREHKGDNEKTWYHSLNEEKGKEIFIENIKYQLLDSFGEERRLDIEEVDFQVLINKEVKVKHYGIEILSNICMIKVQAKPYILDYIYKSGIGSKRNSGFGMLDLV from the coding sequence ATGAGATATAATGTTGAATTAATATTATCTAATGAAAATATACCAAAAGATAAAAATAGGATTATAATTTCTCTTCTAAAACATATTTATGAATCCTATGATAAAGACTATTATGTATCATTATACGAGAATGAAGAGAACAAAAGCAAAAGTTTCGCTTTTTCTTTATATATGCCAAACTGTGAATTTACTAGAGAAGAAATAATAATTCCAAACAAGAAAATAATTTTGAATTTTGCAACAGCCGATATGAGGGACGGAATTCTCTTCTATAATGCAGCATTAGCCAATAAAGGAAAACCTTATAAAGTGAAAGATAATTCTATAACTATAAATAGGATAAATATGAATAAAGAAAAAATAATAACTAATGATTACGCTGTCTATTCTTCTATGTCTCCGGTAGTTGTTAGAGAACATAAAGGTGATAATGAGAAAACATGGTACCATTCTTTAAATGAAGAAAAAGGAAAAGAAATATTTATAGAAAATATTAAATACCAGTTATTAGATAGCTTTGGTGAAGAGAGAAGATTAGATATTGAAGAAGTAGATTTTCAGGTGTTAATCAATAAAGAGGTCAAAGTAAAACACTATGGAATAGAAATCCTGTCAAATATATGTATGATAAAGGTACAAGCTAAGCCATATATTTTAGATTATATTTACAAATCAGGTATAGGATCAAAAAGAAATAGTGGGTTTGGAATGCTAGATCTAGTATAG
- a CDS encoding WYL domain-containing transcriptional regulator: protein MSRISNALNMYFLLQVRDIMKINEIASELEVSSRMIKEYKKDLEMAGIYIGSKLGRYGGYYLENKRYLDGLSFTEDELSALKMAKETIKSGKYHYSSKFEIFTSKILNYEKHLDDNISYHNKLMKESDEIVEKEKRVWIDINLAINQRKKVKIKYKSLKKYGLEIKERIVNPYGIFDYKGATYFYGYCESARNVRFFKLSRILDYQVMKDKFDIKHRFKFEEIMEKSFGIFNDEIIDLELKIFYPMSEIVKEKQISKSQKITELDTKTILFEAKMNGYPEIKAWVMSMGSNVDVVKPNKLKEDIIEEATKIINLYKGKSLFFE from the coding sequence ATGTCTCGCATATCTAATGCACTTAATATGTATTTTTTACTTCAAGTGAGAGATATAATGAAAATCAATGAAATAGCAAGTGAATTAGAAGTAAGCTCAAGAATGATAAAAGAATACAAAAAAGATTTAGAAATGGCAGGTATATACATAGGTTCAAAATTAGGAAGGTATGGAGGTTACTATTTAGAAAATAAGAGATACCTAGATGGACTATCTTTTACGGAAGATGAGTTAAGTGCTTTAAAGATGGCAAAAGAAACAATTAAAAGCGGTAAATATCACTATAGTTCAAAGTTCGAGATATTTACGAGTAAAATATTAAATTATGAAAAACACCTAGATGATAATATATCTTATCACAATAAACTAATGAAGGAATCGGATGAAATAGTTGAAAAAGAAAAAAGAGTATGGATAGATATTAATCTAGCAATAAATCAAAGAAAAAAAGTAAAAATAAAATATAAATCCTTAAAGAAATATGGTTTAGAAATAAAGGAAAGAATAGTAAACCCATATGGTATTTTTGACTATAAAGGTGCTACGTATTTCTATGGGTATTGTGAAAGTGCAAGAAATGTACGTTTTTTTAAATTGTCTAGAATCTTAGACTATCAAGTTATGAAAGACAAGTTTGACATAAAGCATAGATTTAAGTTTGAAGAAATTATGGAAAAGTCATTTGGAATATTTAATGATGAAATTATTGATCTTGAATTGAAGATATTCTATCCAATGAGTGAAATAGTAAAAGAAAAACAAATATCTAAGTCACAAAAAATAACTGAATTGGATACAAAGACTATACTTTTTGAAGCAAAAATGAATGGATACCCAGAAATAAAAGCATGGGTAATGAGTATGGGAAGTAATGTAGATGTCGTTAAACCTAATAAATTGAAAGAAGATATAATAGAAGAGGCTACTAAAATAATTAACTTGTATAAAGGAAAATCACTGTTCTTTGAATAA